The sequence CGAGCTGAACTAACAGGGAGACATGCGTGTGATGTTATTTAATGCAATGCGGCCAGCGCGTCTGGCGATGATGTTTGCTGTTAGCAGCGCGATGCTGTTAGTGGCTTGTGGCGGCGATGAGCCACCGATTGTTGAGCCTGATCGGCTAGTGCGGGTTATCGAAGTCGGGGCGTCAAATCGCTTGGGTGATCGTGAGTTTCCAGCGGTGTTGGAGGCCTCCAAGCGGGCGAATCTATCGTTTCGTATCAACGGCACCCTCGAAAAGCTCCCCATGAAGGAAGGCGACCGGGTTAAAAAAGGCCAGATGGTAGCGCAGCTAAGTCGTTCTGATGCAGCGAATCAATTGGCGGATCGCAAAGCGGCGTATAAGCGATCGTCGGCGGATTTTGAGCGGGCTAAAAAACTGCTAAAAACGGATTTTATTTCGCGTAAGGATTATGACGAAATCAAAGCCCGTTATCAGGCCGATGAGGCGGGTTTGAAACAAGCACAACGTAATATGACTTACACCGGTTTAATCGCACCGTTTGATGGCTTTATCGCTAATCGGTATGTGCAAAACCACGAAGAGGTGGTGCAGGGGCAAAACATTTATACCCTGCTGAATACCGATACGTTTGATGTGAAGTTTGAAGTCCCCGAGCAATTGATGTTGCACGTGAGTAGCTCAACGGATATTCCGCCGGAAGAAAAAGCGGATGTTAAGATCCGCTTTGCTAGCCGCCCGAATGCGTTTTACACGATGAATTTTAAAGAGGTTGCCACTAAGGCTGATCCGGAGCGTCAGACCTTCGAAGTCACTTATATGCTACCTAAGTTGGGCGAGTTGAATTTGCTACCTGGGATGACGGGCACGGTGATGGTGCAATTAGCGAACATTCAAGAAGAAACCTATCGGGTGCCGTCACGCGTTGTTGTGGCTAACAGCCAATTGCAGCCGCAGGTGTGGGTGTTTGATAAAAACACCGGTACGGTCAAGGCCAAGGCTGTGACCGTTGGAAGGATGACTGGCGAAGAAATCGAAGTGCTATCGGGTGTTCAACAAGGTGACGTTTTGGTCAGTGAAGCCGCAGGCTTATTGCACGATGGTGAAGCTGTGCGCTTGCGCACTGCTGGCGAACCAACAGAGGAGGTTAAGTGATGAACATTGCTGAGTTTTCGATACGTAATAAAGTCACTACTTGGCTGTTGATCGTTATTTTGGTTGGCGGTGGTTTTCTGGGTTATGAAGAAATGGGTAAGCTCGAAGACCCAAACTTCACCATTAAGCAGGCCAAAATTGTCACGCTGTATCCGGGTGCCTCACCAACGGAGGTGCAGCAAGAAGTCACCTACCACGTTGAGAATGCCATGCAGCAGCTGGAGCAGCTGAAGCGCTTGGATAAAACCATTAGCCGAGAGGGCTATTCCGAAGTTTCTGTGGAGTTTAAAGATAAGTACCGCGCCGCAGATATGCCCAATATCTACGATGAGGTGCGGCGTAAAATTCAGGATATGAAACACAAGCTACCGCCGGGTGCACAAACCCCGGTCGTGCTGGACGACTTTGCTGACGTTTACGGTATCTATCTTGCGATGACGGGCGAGGGTTATACCTACCGTGATATGCAAGAAATCGCCGAAGGCCTACAGCGCCGCCTGGTGTTAGTGCCCGGTGTACGTAAGGTGCAAGTGGGTGGTGTGGTTGCTGAAGAAGTGATTGTTGAAGCCTCGCGGGCCAAAATGGCCGAGCTGGGCATCGACATGGCGTTGATTCAGAAGGTGTTGGAGTCACAGAACGTGGTGGCCGATGCTGGCCGTATTCGGGTAGGGGATGACTATATTCGCATCTCACCGACGGGTGAGTTTCAATCGGTAGAGTCGATTGGTGAAGTGATCATTACGGATGAAAAGAATCGTTTTGTGCGTTTGAACGATATTGCTACCGTGCGCCGTTTGTATGAGGAAGTGCCCGATAGCCTGATGTATCAGGATGGACAAAAGGCCCTGACTTTAGCCATTTCGACCATGCCTGGGCAAAACGTCATCGCTGTTGGTGAGGCAATTGAAGCCAAACTGGATACCTTAGAAAACCTGATTCCCTTGGGGATCGAGATCCATAGCATCTACAACCAACCGGTAGAAGTGGATAAATCCGTATCGGGCTTTATCAACAACGTGGTTGAGGCTTTGGTGATCGTATTTGCCGTGTTGCTGGTATTTATGGGTGCGCGCGTGGGCGTCATCATCGGCTCGGTGTTGTTGATCAACGTAGCTGGCACTTTGTGGATTATGCAGATGTTTGGCATTGAATTGCAGCGTGTATCGCTTGGCGCCTTGATTATC comes from BD1-7 clade bacterium and encodes:
- the srpA gene encoding Solvent efflux pump periplasmic linker SrpA, translated to MLFNAMRPARLAMMFAVSSAMLLVACGGDEPPIVEPDRLVRVIEVGASNRLGDREFPAVLEASKRANLSFRINGTLEKLPMKEGDRVKKGQMVAQLSRSDAANQLADRKAAYKRSSADFERAKKLLKTDFISRKDYDEIKARYQADEAGLKQAQRNMTYTGLIAPFDGFIANRYVQNHEEVVQGQNIYTLLNTDTFDVKFEVPEQLMLHVSSSTDIPPEEKADVKIRFASRPNAFYTMNFKEVATKADPERQTFEVTYMLPKLGELNLLPGMTGTVMVQLANIQEETYRVPSRVVVANSQLQPQVWVFDKNTGTVKAKAVTVGRMTGEEIEVLSGVQQGDVLVSEAAGLLHDGEAVRLRTAGEPTEEVK